One stretch of Nocardia fluminea DNA includes these proteins:
- the ilvA gene encoding threonine ammonia-lyase IlvA: MSPIADVAEVSVTRPPLTADEIDAAAKRISDIIEPTPLQYSARLSASTGAQVYLKREDLTAVRSYKLRGAYNLMVQLTAAERAAGVVTASAGNHAQGVAFACRAMGVRGRIYVPTTTPKQKRDRIRVHGGEFVELIAVGETYDAAAAAAADDVARTGATMVPPFDDARTAAGQGTIAAEFLEQLGTAPDLVIVPVGGGGCLAGIGTYLRERAPHTGLLAVEPAGAASLTAALVAGAPVTLPEIDPFVDGAAVRRIGELPFRAAASFGGKMVSHASLPLLTTPEAPTGTAPFRVMLVDEGAICTAMLDLYQSEGIIAEPAGALATAALAEIDIAPDTTVVVLVSGGNNDVSRYGEIIERSLVHRGLKHYFLVDFPQEPGALRRFLDDVLGPDDDITMFEYVKRNNRDTGAALVGIELGATDDLASLMHRIEESPIQAERLEPGSPAYRYLT; the protein is encoded by the coding sequence GTGTCCCCCATCGCTGACGTCGCAGAAGTGTCCGTAACCCGTCCGCCGCTCACCGCGGACGAGATCGACGCCGCCGCCAAGCGAATTTCCGACATCATCGAGCCGACTCCGCTGCAGTACAGCGCGCGACTGTCGGCGAGCACCGGTGCGCAGGTGTACCTCAAGCGCGAAGACCTCACCGCGGTTCGCTCCTACAAGCTGCGCGGCGCCTACAACCTGATGGTGCAGCTCACCGCCGCCGAGCGCGCGGCCGGGGTGGTCACCGCCAGCGCGGGCAATCACGCGCAGGGCGTGGCGTTCGCCTGCCGGGCGATGGGTGTGCGCGGGCGCATCTACGTGCCGACGACCACCCCCAAGCAGAAGCGTGACCGTATCCGTGTGCACGGCGGCGAGTTCGTCGAACTGATCGCCGTGGGCGAGACCTACGACGCCGCGGCCGCGGCCGCCGCCGACGATGTCGCCCGCACCGGCGCCACCATGGTGCCCCCGTTCGACGACGCGCGCACCGCCGCGGGTCAGGGCACCATCGCCGCGGAGTTCCTCGAGCAGCTCGGCACCGCCCCCGACCTGGTGATCGTCCCGGTCGGCGGCGGCGGCTGCCTCGCCGGCATCGGCACCTACCTGCGCGAACGCGCACCGCACACCGGTCTGCTCGCCGTCGAGCCCGCGGGCGCCGCCTCACTCACCGCGGCGCTCGTCGCCGGCGCGCCGGTGACCCTGCCCGAGATCGACCCGTTCGTCGACGGCGCCGCCGTGCGCCGCATCGGCGAACTGCCCTTCCGGGCGGCGGCGTCGTTCGGCGGCAAGATGGTCTCGCACGCCTCGCTGCCCCTGCTCACCACACCCGAAGCCCCCACCGGCACAGCGCCCTTCCGGGTGATGCTGGTCGACGAGGGCGCTATCTGCACCGCGATGCTCGACCTGTACCAGAGCGAAGGCATCATCGCCGAGCCCGCGGGCGCGCTGGCCACCGCGGCGCTGGCCGAGATCGACATCGCACCCGACACCACGGTCGTGGTGCTGGTCTCGGGCGGCAACAACGATGTGTCGCGCTACGGCGAGATCATCGAACGCTCACTGGTGCACCGCGGTCTCAAGCACTACTTCCTGGTGGACTTCCCGCAGGAACCCGGTGCGCTGCGCCGGTTCCTCGACGATGTCCTCGGACCCGACGACGACATCACCATGTTCGAATACGTCAAACGCAACAACCGGGATACCGGGGCCGCGCTGGTCGGCATCGAACTCGGCGCCACCGACGACCTCGCGTCGCTGATGCACCGCATCGAGGAGTCCCCGATCCAGGCCGAACGCCTGGAACCGGGCTCGCCCGCCTATCGCTATCTGACGTAG
- a CDS encoding nuclear transport factor 2 family protein, producing the protein MNTVVAQYLEAWNTREPAARRSAVARLFTPRARYVDPLVAVTGHAELEAAIAGVQAQFLEWTFTLAGPVDAHHDQVRFTWGLGPAEGAPVVIGFDVAVLADGRIDSVYGFLDQVPATT; encoded by the coding sequence ATGAACACCGTCGTCGCACAGTACCTGGAAGCGTGGAACACCCGCGAGCCCGCCGCCCGCCGCTCCGCCGTCGCCCGTCTGTTCACCCCGCGGGCCCGTTACGTCGACCCGCTGGTCGCGGTCACCGGTCACGCCGAACTCGAGGCCGCCATCGCCGGTGTCCAGGCCCAGTTCCTGGAGTGGACGTTCACCCTGGCCGGTCCCGTCGACGCCCACCACGACCAGGTCCGCTTCACCTGGGGCCTCGGCCCCGCCGAGGGCGCCCCCGTCGTGATCGGCTTCGACGTGGCCGTCCTCGCCGACGGACGCATCGACAGCGTGTACGGCTTCCTCGACCAGGTCCCCGCCACCACTTGA
- a CDS encoding nitroreductase family deazaflavin-dependent oxidoreductase, protein MPLTGEYAPSTSDWAREQAETYENSGGAEGTSMQGKPVILLTTKGAKTGKLRKTPLMRVEHDGEYAVVASLGGAPKNPVWYHNIKAHPHVELRDGATTKDYDAREVFGEERALWWERAVAVWPDYDEYTKKTDRVIPVFVLTPR, encoded by the coding sequence ATGCCACTGACAGGAGAGTACGCACCGAGCACTTCGGACTGGGCACGCGAACAGGCCGAGACCTACGAGAACTCCGGCGGCGCCGAGGGCACCTCGATGCAGGGCAAGCCCGTCATCCTGCTCACCACCAAGGGCGCCAAGACCGGCAAGCTGCGCAAGACGCCGCTGATGCGGGTCGAGCACGACGGCGAGTACGCCGTCGTCGCGTCGCTGGGCGGAGCACCGAAGAACCCCGTCTGGTATCACAACATCAAGGCGCATCCGCACGTCGAACTTCGCGACGGCGCCACGACCAAGGACTACGACGCACGCGAGGTCTTCGGCGAGGAGCGCGCGCTGTGGTGGGAGCGCGCGGTCGCCGTGTGGCCCGACTACGACGAGTACACGAAGAAGACCGATCGGGTGATCCCGGTCTTCGTCCTGACTCCGCGCTGA
- a CDS encoding response regulator transcription factor, which produces MLTPQEAQIVRLAAQGLSNREIAARLFLSHRTVGHHLYKAYPKLGVLSRGELSALDLTE; this is translated from the coding sequence GTGCTCACCCCGCAGGAAGCGCAGATCGTGCGGCTGGCGGCGCAGGGGTTGTCGAATCGGGAGATCGCGGCACGGCTGTTCCTGAGCCACCGGACCGTCGGCCATCACCTGTACAAGGCGTATCCGAAGCTGGGCGTGCTGTCGCGCGGTGAGTTGAGTGCGCTCGACCTGACGGAATGA
- a CDS encoding AAA family ATPase — MLHGRDTEQARIDDLLSGARAGRSGALVLRGEAGIGKTALLDYAAAQGIPAVRSAGIESEAELPFAALHLLVRPGMELVRQLPSRQRDALEAAFGLGEAVAGDPMLIGLAVLTLLAEEAAQGPLLCLIDDAHWLDRASAEALLFAARRLEAEGVVMLFATRSGPQDFPAPGLAELTLPGLRPDAAAALLDAGTTRLTPATRYRLLAESGGNPLALLELPAVVGETGVGDANPLPLTQRLQVAFHGRVTRLPAATRTALLVAAAAGAADLAPILRAAAGLDASLRDLQPAQDAGMIATDGQVLGWRHPLMRSAVYQGAALADRLAAHRALAAALNDADTADLRAWHLASAATGPDEDTATELERTADRARRRHGLHAAVAAYDRAAALSVDTTARVRRLVLAAETATEAGLTDRAERLAERAASLAGDLRLGSADGMFELRLDLVRAQAEFAGGKPGSAHRRLMSAAVAQRETDPRGAARILTRAVHTAWYLGPDELDEVAAVLGTLRLVEDDPATPIARYLTGSVAGQRGTDLRDAAAAAGAGGTDNPADLVQLCGSGLVVGQDEQVEELAGELIRECREQGRIGLLAPLLFFRSEGLLFGGRPRESRIAAEEGLRIAQDIGQAQWVSQIHAFLAYLAALQGDSASCRDHADRAVAQDFGGPGAVGASWAHAAVALLALGEGRLEQARTELAHMTIEPARHHVIGLRTLPDQIEVAVRLGATETAIEALDRLTAWSQRAEQDWIAALAARGRALLADGAEAEQHYLAALAGNRPFDEARTRLLYGEWLRRDKRKVDARTQLEQATGLFDRLGAAPGANAHAPNWARSVSEPVRARAAVR; from the coding sequence ATGCTGCACGGACGCGATACCGAACAGGCCAGGATCGACGACCTGCTCAGCGGGGCTCGCGCGGGCCGTAGCGGAGCCCTGGTACTGCGCGGTGAAGCCGGCATCGGCAAGACCGCGCTGCTGGATTACGCAGCGGCGCAAGGTATTCCAGCGGTGCGCAGTGCGGGCATCGAGTCCGAGGCGGAATTGCCCTTCGCGGCACTGCATCTGCTGGTCCGGCCCGGCATGGAGTTGGTGCGGCAGCTGCCGTCCCGCCAGCGTGACGCACTGGAGGCCGCGTTCGGGTTGGGCGAGGCCGTCGCGGGCGACCCGATGCTGATCGGTCTCGCGGTGCTGACCCTGCTCGCGGAGGAGGCGGCGCAGGGACCACTGTTGTGCCTGATCGACGACGCGCACTGGCTCGACCGGGCCAGCGCCGAAGCACTGCTGTTCGCGGCCCGCAGGCTCGAGGCCGAGGGGGTGGTGATGCTGTTCGCGACCCGCTCGGGGCCGCAGGATTTTCCCGCCCCCGGCCTGGCGGAACTCACGCTGCCGGGGTTACGTCCCGATGCGGCGGCCGCACTGCTCGATGCCGGTACGACGCGGTTGACTCCGGCGACCCGCTATCGTCTGCTCGCCGAGTCGGGCGGCAATCCCCTTGCCCTGCTGGAGCTTCCGGCCGTCGTCGGCGAGACCGGCGTCGGCGACGCGAATCCGTTGCCGTTGACACAGCGGTTGCAGGTGGCCTTCCACGGCCGGGTCACCCGCTTGCCCGCGGCGACGCGGACCGCGCTTCTGGTCGCGGCGGCGGCCGGTGCCGCGGATCTGGCGCCGATCCTGCGTGCCGCGGCCGGTCTCGACGCATCCCTGCGTGATCTGCAACCCGCGCAGGACGCGGGCATGATCGCTACCGACGGTCAGGTGCTGGGCTGGCGCCATCCGCTGATGCGGTCCGCGGTGTACCAAGGTGCCGCGCTCGCCGACCGCCTGGCCGCCCATCGCGCCCTCGCCGCGGCACTGAACGATGCGGACACCGCGGACCTGCGCGCATGGCATCTCGCCAGTGCCGCGACAGGTCCCGATGAGGACACCGCCACCGAACTGGAACGGACAGCCGACCGGGCCCGGCGCCGTCACGGCCTCCACGCCGCCGTGGCCGCCTACGATCGCGCGGCCGCGCTGAGTGTCGACACGACGGCCCGCGTGCGCAGACTCGTCCTCGCCGCCGAGACCGCGACCGAAGCCGGCCTCACCGACCGAGCGGAACGACTCGCCGAGCGCGCCGCGTCCCTGGCCGGCGATCTCCGGCTCGGCAGTGCCGACGGCATGTTCGAACTGCGGCTCGACCTGGTACGGGCGCAGGCCGAATTCGCCGGTGGCAAGCCGGGTTCCGCGCATCGGCGGCTGATGTCCGCGGCTGTGGCGCAGCGCGAGACCGATCCTCGTGGCGCCGCCCGGATTCTGACCAGGGCCGTGCACACCGCGTGGTACCTCGGACCCGATGAGCTCGACGAGGTCGCCGCCGTCCTGGGGACGCTGCGGCTGGTGGAGGACGATCCCGCGACGCCGATCGCGCGGTATCTGACCGGGTCGGTGGCGGGACAGCGTGGCACCGACCTGCGGGACGCGGCGGCCGCCGCCGGGGCGGGCGGGACGGACAATCCGGCCGATCTCGTGCAGCTGTGTGGCAGCGGTTTGGTCGTCGGGCAAGACGAGCAGGTCGAGGAGCTGGCCGGCGAGTTGATCAGGGAATGCCGGGAGCAGGGGCGGATCGGGTTGCTGGCGCCGCTGTTGTTCTTCCGATCCGAGGGGTTGTTGTTCGGTGGGCGACCGAGGGAGAGCCGGATCGCGGCCGAGGAGGGGTTGCGGATCGCACAGGACATCGGTCAGGCGCAATGGGTGAGTCAGATTCACGCCTTTCTGGCGTATCTCGCTGCGCTACAGGGTGATTCGGCCTCGTGTCGCGATCATGCCGATCGTGCGGTGGCCCAGGACTTCGGCGGGCCGGGCGCGGTCGGCGCGTCGTGGGCGCACGCGGCTGTGGCGCTGCTGGCACTCGGCGAAGGCAGGCTGGAGCAGGCGCGGACCGAACTCGCGCACATGACGATCGAACCGGCGCGGCACCACGTCATCGGGCTGCGCACGCTCCCGGATCAGATCGAGGTGGCGGTTCGGCTCGGCGCGACCGAGACCGCGATCGAGGCGCTGGATCGGCTCACCGCCTGGTCGCAGCGGGCCGAGCAAGACTGGATCGCGGCGCTGGCGGCCCGTGGACGCGCGTTGCTGGCCGACGGCGCGGAGGCCGAACAGCATTACCTGGCCGCGCTCGCCGGCAACCGGCCGTTCGACGAAGCCCGCACTCGGCTGCTCTACGGCGAGTGGCTGCGCCGCGACAAGCGCAAGGTCGACGCACGAACCCAGCTGGAACAGGCGACAGGACTCTTCGATCGGCTCGGCGCGGCACCTGGAGCGAACGCGCACGCACCGAATTGGGCGCGCTCGGTGTCGGAACCGGTACGCGCGCGAGCGGCGGTCCGCTGA